Proteins from a genomic interval of Caldicellulosiruptor diazotrophicus:
- a CDS encoding S-layer homology domain-containing protein: MKGFRKAFICLILAAVILWQQKVFAADVFCKVEYYVNGTNNMQVVLYSKTNKTYYVKGFTRDSDRQLTVYFSDKKTFSSESNSVLVPQSMFILPVRVILMPSDGSLLFSDIKNSPYKDHILFLASMGKIDGYKDGTFRPKNIVTRQEFVKLFINVFNIKIENNIKKYSFSDIQNCWAKSEIETLYKMGIITGVKDKQNRLVFKPNDGVTYEQAFAILARYLKLKSTSKNDYKSWANQYINAFVDNQLINADEIKGLRLNSFATREWTAYILSKTVFK, translated from the coding sequence ATGAAAGGTTTTCGAAAAGCTTTTATTTGCTTGATTTTAGCAGCGGTCATTTTATGGCAACAAAAAGTGTTTGCAGCAGATGTGTTTTGCAAGGTTGAATACTACGTTAATGGAACGAACAATATGCAAGTTGTGCTATATTCAAAGACTAACAAGACCTACTATGTAAAGGGATTTACAAGAGATTCAGACAGACAACTGACAGTTTATTTTTCTGACAAGAAAACTTTTTCGTCTGAATCAAATTCGGTTTTGGTTCCACAGAGTATGTTTATCCTGCCAGTTAGAGTAATTCTTATGCCTTCAGATGGTTCTTTGCTATTTAGTGACATTAAAAATTCACCGTACAAAGACCATATTCTATTTCTTGCAAGCATGGGAAAGATTGATGGGTATAAAGATGGTACTTTCAGACCGAAAAATATTGTTACCCGTCAGGAGTTTGTAAAGCTTTTTATAAATGTGTTTAATATAAAAATAGAAAACAACATCAAAAAGTATTCTTTTTCAGACATTCAAAACTGCTGGGCAAAATCTGAAATAGAAACCCTTTATAAGATGGGAATTATCACAGGGGTAAAAGATAAACAAAATAGGCTTGTTTTCAAGCCGAACGATGGGGTAACTTACGAGCAGGCATTTGCAATTTTGGCAAGGTATCTTAAGCTTAAATCTACCTCAAAAAATGATTATAAATCGTGGGCAAATCAGTATATAAATGCTTTTGTGGACAATCAACTTATAAATGCAGACGAAATAAAAGGCTTAAGATTAAATAGCTTTGCAACAAGAGAATGGACTGCATATATTTTGAGCAAGACAGTATTTAAATAG
- a CDS encoding DMT family transporter yields the protein MSEKRKILADAILFFVTMVWGSSFVLMKNTVLIINPVAFLAVRFALAWLIVLVIFWKNLRGLKLREVLYGSIIGFFLFSGMLLQVIGLKYTYASKSAFITGLTVILVPVFVALIEKKIPKINVAAGVVLAFAGLWLLSGAKFSNFNFGDFLTLLADLGFVFQIIFIDIFTGKDNVNTTNVAIFQLMSAAFLYVIVSMIFGINPIDVKINLTAIITILVTGILGTALAFTAQVFVQKYTTPTHTALIFSAEPVFGAIFSAIIPSGPNNTTEILPLISYVGCGLILIGMIVAELNLDKNLEME from the coding sequence TTGAGTGAAAAACGGAAGATTTTAGCAGATGCCATTTTGTTTTTTGTTACAATGGTATGGGGAAGTTCATTTGTACTTATGAAAAACACAGTTTTAATTATAAACCCAGTGGCATTTTTGGCTGTCAGATTTGCACTTGCCTGGCTGATAGTTTTAGTAATATTCTGGAAAAATCTAAGAGGGTTGAAATTAAGGGAAGTTCTTTATGGTAGTATCATTGGATTTTTTCTATTTAGTGGGATGCTATTGCAGGTTATAGGACTAAAATATACATACGCATCAAAATCAGCTTTTATAACTGGGTTGACTGTCATCTTGGTTCCTGTATTTGTAGCTCTGATTGAAAAAAAGATACCCAAAATTAATGTTGCTGCCGGTGTAGTTTTGGCTTTTGCTGGGCTTTGGCTTTTAAGTGGTGCAAAGTTTTCAAATTTTAATTTTGGTGATTTTCTTACCCTTCTTGCTGACCTTGGGTTTGTGTTTCAAATTATCTTTATTGACATATTTACAGGAAAAGATAATGTAAACACAACAAACGTTGCAATTTTTCAGCTGATGAGCGCAGCATTCTTATATGTGATTGTTTCAATGATATTTGGTATTAACCCCATAGATGTTAAAATAAATCTTACAGCCATTATAACTATTTTGGTAACTGGTATTTTAGGAACAGCATTGGCATTTACTGCTCAAGTTTTTGTCCAGAAATATACAACACCCACTCATACAGCACTCATTTTTTCTGCTGAGCCTGTTTTTGGTGCAATTTTTTCTGCCATAATACCGTCTGGGCCAAACAACACAACTGAGATTTTACCTTTGATTTCTTATGTGGGATGTGGTTTAATCTTAATTGGGATGATTGTAGCTGAGCTAAACCTCGATAAAAATCTTGAGATGGAGTGA
- a CDS encoding ABC transporter substrate-binding protein has protein sequence MYKKAIVLVLLIVLIIPFLSGCTLNDQNMTTLEKIKKTKEFVVGMDNTFPPMEFTDDNNNTVGFDVDLANEIAKKLGAKLKIVAVDWSGIQSALKSKKFDAIISCFSITDERKKAFNLAGPYLYIRQVIAVKKGDSSIKSFEDLKGIKIGVQANTTGDSAVQKMKFINYEKDVTRYERITDAFNDLDIGRIKAVVIDSVVAYYYKKQNPEKFDIAPAQLEREPVGIALRKEDKDLYNEIQKILDQLKKDGTIAKISEKWFGEDITK, from the coding sequence ATGTATAAGAAGGCCATAGTGTTGGTTTTACTAATAGTACTTATTATCCCATTTTTAAGCGGATGTACTTTAAATGACCAAAACATGACAACCTTAGAAAAGATAAAAAAGACAAAAGAGTTTGTAGTTGGCATGGATAACACATTTCCGCCAATGGAGTTTACTGATGATAACAACAACACAGTGGGGTTTGATGTGGACTTAGCAAACGAAATAGCTAAAAAGCTTGGTGCAAAGCTAAAGATTGTTGCTGTTGACTGGAGTGGAATCCAGAGTGCTTTAAAGTCCAAAAAGTTTGATGCTATTATTTCGTGCTTTAGTATCACAGATGAGAGGAAAAAAGCTTTCAATTTAGCAGGGCCATACCTTTACATTCGTCAAGTTATTGCTGTAAAAAAGGGTGACAGCTCAATCAAAAGCTTTGAAGATTTAAAAGGGATTAAGATAGGTGTTCAGGCAAACACAACAGGTGACAGTGCTGTTCAAAAGATGAAGTTTATAAACTATGAAAAGGATGTTACACGATATGAAAGGATAACTGATGCTTTTAACGACCTTGACATTGGAAGAATAAAAGCAGTTGTGATTGACAGTGTTGTTGCTTACTACTATAAAAAACAAAATCCTGAAAAGTTTGATATAGCACCTGCTCAGCTCGAAAGAGAGCCTGTGGGAATAGCTCTCAGAAAAGAGGACAAGGACCTGTACAATGAAATTCAAAAGATTTTAGACCAGTTAAAGAAGGACGGGACTATTGCGAAAATATCTGAAAAATGGTTTGGTGAAGACATTACAAAGTAA
- a CDS encoding amino acid ABC transporter permease, which translates to MTEIVIIKYFPVLLKASVVTIELTAIAVTIGLVFGLVAALFRISKIKVLNYIGSFYVWLFRGTPLLLQIFFIYYGLPKIIPALTLPAFLAGAIALIINSGAYTAEIIRAAILSIDKGQYEAAKALGMTYLQTMRYVIVPQTYKRLIPPIGNEFIALLKDSSLVSTIGMVELMRAAQLKASATGRDAEIYIAALVIYLALTTVFSTIFNWLEKRLGRYEQR; encoded by the coding sequence TTGACAGAAATAGTCATAATAAAATATTTTCCTGTTCTTTTGAAAGCAAGCGTTGTTACGATTGAACTTACAGCGATTGCAGTTACAATCGGGCTGGTGTTTGGACTTGTTGCAGCTCTTTTTAGAATTTCAAAAATAAAGGTTTTGAATTATATTGGAAGCTTTTATGTATGGCTTTTTAGAGGAACACCACTGCTTTTGCAGATATTCTTTATTTACTATGGTCTTCCCAAAATTATACCTGCTCTGACACTGCCAGCATTTTTGGCAGGTGCAATTGCACTTATAATTAACTCAGGTGCGTACACGGCAGAAATAATAAGGGCAGCAATTCTGTCAATTGACAAAGGGCAGTACGAAGCAGCAAAGGCTCTTGGAATGACATACCTTCAGACCATGAGATATGTAATTGTTCCTCAAACATACAAAAGATTAATACCACCAATTGGCAATGAGTTTATTGCGCTTTTGAAAGACTCTTCACTTGTATCAACAATAGGAATGGTTGAGCTTATGCGCGCTGCACAATTAAAAGCGTCTGCAACAGGTAGGGATGCAGAGATTTATATAGCTGCGCTTGTGATATATTTGGCTCTTACAACGGTTTTTTCTACAATATTCAATTGGCTTGAAAAGAGGCTGGGAAGGTATGAACAACGGTAA
- a CDS encoding amino acid ABC transporter ATP-binding protein encodes MNNGNGRNNRKIIIAKDIVKYFGHNLVLDKVSLEVNRGEVVVIIGPSGSGKSTFLRCLNHLERINSGYIEIDGFVIEDKGFHEKHKKHSSKEIARFCSQIGMVFQRFNLFPHMTALENVIVGPVVVNKMKKEEAIELGMNLLEKVGLKDKANSYPAQLSGGQQQRVAIARALAMKPKVMLFDEPTSALDPELVGEVLNVMKELAREGMTMLVVTHEMGFAREVADRVVFMDRGKIVEEGLPEEIFTNPKQERTRQFLQKIL; translated from the coding sequence ATGAACAACGGTAATGGTAGGAATAATAGAAAAATAATAATTGCAAAAGACATTGTTAAATATTTCGGGCACAATCTCGTGTTGGACAAGGTGTCCTTGGAGGTAAACAGAGGAGAAGTTGTGGTTATAATAGGTCCTTCTGGATCTGGGAAAAGCACTTTCTTGCGCTGTCTTAACCATTTAGAAAGAATCAATTCAGGGTATATTGAGATAGACGGGTTTGTCATTGAAGACAAAGGATTTCACGAAAAGCATAAAAAACACAGTTCAAAAGAGATAGCAAGATTTTGTTCACAAATAGGTATGGTATTTCAAAGGTTTAATCTTTTTCCTCACATGACTGCACTTGAGAATGTGATAGTAGGACCTGTTGTTGTGAATAAAATGAAAAAGGAAGAGGCAATCGAGCTTGGAATGAATCTTCTTGAGAAGGTAGGGCTCAAGGACAAGGCAAATTCATACCCTGCACAGCTATCTGGTGGACAGCAGCAAAGAGTTGCAATTGCCAGAGCTTTGGCTATGAAACCTAAAGTAATGCTGTTTGATGAACCGACATCTGCGCTTGACCCTGAACTTGTGGGTGAGGTTTTAAACGTTATGAAAGAGCTGGCAAGGGAAGGTATGACAATGCTTGTTGTAACTCATGAGATGGGATTTGCGAGAGAGGTTGCAGACAGGGTTGTGTTTATGGACAGGGGGAAGATTGTTGAGGAAGGTCTGCCTGAAGAGATTTTCACAAATCCAAAGCAAGAGAGGACAAGACAGTTTTTGCAAAAGATATTGTAG
- a CDS encoding fibronectin type III domain-containing protein, translated as MKNFRRKVFVVFVLFLFLNILFLQNLRAQPTIILPSPQGLNIAIVNSLPRIEVGQDGTITLYFSWQYSYSDFDYFELYLGDNPTRFPYGYTIYKNDPNLTVSNGSYTYKVQSLPNGQKIPSGTIFYAKVRSVRVLQEQTGSVVYYSSYSNTIVFLTPIFVECYTNTEDAIDIVWDDVYYSGKRIDYDIYVSKDISFTTPIKYQIDGDRITLLQSQKPGGRVEILPGRKLKYTAAGLSPSSLYYVKVLPRNLPQEVIWRDPQTYTPPNIKLIGEAATYIQAEAQRIADNVVWLRWAKVSIAENEYEIYKGSKDQIPTLIGTVSANEFFAVVSITDDVFFRIQVDVFDSFGRKVSIRSRDLYVHPYTLPFAPPAAENLVALPKSQDTISLRFKIPTDKDVVYDFYYKKYSDSNADFTSFVSNYQMKSSDEEKDENNLPTGFYRFDITGLEKNTVYVLKVVVKKKFYDYEQGTYIYKESTPTVTISYTLSGDITPPTTPTLLSVVYTTYNSVILSWQPITIAGVQPPTVDRSIFYEVNFAVYQDGMDIMNPENLDIASFQKVILSDYQIDQSGIIVFRVSNLLPNTRYVFFVRSMRKIDSNVYYSLPSNIVMATTLIKYEIPLPSTVPVVENLSVVTTTYNSALLSWSYIENMYFEIQVSEDIKNANAWQIASDSFKPSIKEVDYTTGLCYFTVQNLKPDTFYYFRVRAYIIKDNQKVYSEFSSPVFGRTQKVPPPKTPVAFGIKDYGKDYAIFVWEIAETGRKYVIEIADNISFSSSQKYTTDTDAMEYKVSGLKPNTRYWARLFALASDGQLSQSTEIISFVTKKDISEYTGVFDSVQDTTQPFIIVEDPASGKMIIEITYRYVNESLDSKPVLIDFTKRTSQSIYQFIIKVRYDVLKALVKLNKDCIVTLDGASSLFNFAALNSDTINSLMVSGVSPSSIYTELTFFKATDKYAVKDAISEIYDIRYTAASSTKQIGISYFSMPIKISLINREPWSAAIPYVFDLISLSWKEPESSVFTRDNKSVTFNLQTPQAIVIVRKSFYKDIISSSYATKLYYLFKTIASDDTSDTIGIKNSVSKQELASFLVYFAEKKRLYRFEIIEDYVRKAYKAGLIENTQDNSILTKEAAVDMMVKFYEIYTGNEISADDVAWTKLSADDRYLLSLKKAYKMGWLFDYVTFNPKETATREYVLAFFYHVVSNI; from the coding sequence ATGAAAAATTTTAGAAGAAAAGTATTTGTTGTTTTTGTTTTGTTTTTATTTTTAAACATTTTATTTCTTCAAAATCTAAGAGCACAACCGACAATTATTCTTCCTTCGCCTCAAGGTTTGAATATAGCAATTGTAAATAGTCTTCCTCGAATAGAAGTAGGTCAAGATGGAACTATAACACTTTATTTTTCTTGGCAATACAGTTATTCTGACTTTGACTACTTTGAGCTATATCTTGGCGATAACCCTACAAGATTTCCTTATGGATATACAATATATAAAAACGACCCAAACCTCACAGTTTCAAACGGGAGCTATACATATAAAGTTCAAAGTCTGCCAAACGGGCAAAAGATTCCAAGCGGAACAATTTTTTATGCCAAGGTAAGAAGCGTAAGAGTTTTACAGGAACAGACAGGAAGTGTTGTTTATTACTCTTCGTATTCGAATACGATTGTGTTTTTAACACCTATCTTTGTTGAATGTTATACAAACACTGAAGATGCCATTGATATAGTCTGGGACGATGTTTACTATTCTGGCAAGAGAATAGATTATGACATATATGTATCAAAGGATATAAGCTTTACAACTCCAATTAAGTATCAAATTGATGGTGACAGGATAACTTTACTCCAGAGCCAAAAACCAGGTGGAAGGGTAGAAATTCTACCAGGTAGGAAACTTAAATACACAGCAGCAGGGCTTTCACCAAGCAGTCTTTACTATGTAAAGGTTTTGCCAAGAAATTTGCCACAAGAGGTAATCTGGCGTGACCCGCAGACATATACACCGCCTAATATAAAGCTAATTGGTGAAGCTGCAACATATATTCAGGCAGAGGCTCAGAGAATTGCTGACAATGTTGTGTGGCTCAGATGGGCAAAGGTATCAATTGCTGAAAACGAGTATGAGATTTACAAAGGTAGTAAAGACCAGATACCCACTCTGATTGGTACAGTTTCAGCTAATGAGTTTTTTGCTGTTGTGAGCATAACAGACGATGTGTTTTTCAGAATACAGGTTGATGTTTTTGACAGTTTTGGTAGGAAAGTGTCTATTAGGTCAAGAGATTTGTATGTTCATCCATATACACTGCCTTTTGCACCACCTGCAGCAGAAAATTTGGTAGCTTTACCTAAGTCTCAAGATACAATCTCTTTGCGATTCAAAATACCAACAGACAAAGATGTTGTGTATGATTTTTATTACAAAAAATATTCGGATAGCAATGCTGACTTTACTTCTTTTGTATCCAATTATCAAATGAAAAGTTCTGATGAGGAAAAGGACGAGAACAATCTCCCAACAGGATTTTACAGGTTTGACATTACAGGTCTTGAAAAAAATACCGTTTATGTTTTAAAAGTTGTTGTAAAAAAGAAGTTCTACGATTATGAACAGGGAACATATATCTACAAAGAATCAACCCCTACTGTGACAATATCTTATACTCTATCTGGGGATATAACGCCACCAACAACACCAACTCTTTTATCTGTTGTTTACACGACTTACAATTCTGTAATTTTGTCATGGCAACCTATAACTATAGCTGGTGTTCAGCCACCGACAGTCGACAGGAGCATTTTCTATGAGGTTAATTTTGCAGTGTACCAAGATGGAATGGACATAATGAATCCAGAAAATCTTGACATAGCAAGTTTTCAAAAGGTAATACTTTCTGACTATCAGATAGACCAATCAGGCATTATAGTTTTCAGGGTAAGTAATCTCTTACCAAATACAAGGTATGTATTTTTTGTGAGATCGATGAGAAAGATTGACAGTAACGTTTATTATTCACTACCATCCAATATTGTAATGGCGACAACGCTAATAAAGTATGAAATACCGCTGCCTTCTACCGTTCCAGTTGTTGAAAACTTGAGCGTCGTGACAACAACGTATAACTCTGCCCTGCTTTCATGGAGCTACATTGAGAATATGTATTTTGAAATTCAGGTATCAGAAGATATCAAAAATGCAAATGCATGGCAGATTGCATCTGACAGTTTTAAACCATCTATAAAAGAGGTTGATTATACCACTGGACTTTGTTATTTCACAGTTCAAAACTTAAAGCCTGATACATTCTACTATTTTAGAGTAAGGGCATACATAATCAAAGACAATCAGAAAGTGTATTCAGAGTTTAGCAGTCCTGTTTTTGGCAGAACACAAAAGGTTCCTCCACCGAAAACTCCAGTAGCTTTTGGTATAAAAGACTATGGGAAAGACTACGCAATTTTTGTTTGGGAGATTGCTGAGACAGGGAGAAAATATGTCATAGAGATAGCTGACAATATTTCATTTTCAAGCTCTCAGAAGTACACAACCGACACAGATGCAATGGAGTATAAAGTGAGTGGTTTAAAACCCAACACAAGGTACTGGGCAAGACTTTTTGCTTTGGCTTCAGATGGTCAATTATCACAGTCGACAGAAATTATCTCTTTTGTTACCAAAAAGGATATAAGCGAGTACACAGGTGTGTTTGATAGTGTGCAAGACACAACTCAGCCGTTTATAATAGTAGAAGACCCTGCAAGTGGCAAGATGATAATAGAGATTACCTATAGATATGTCAATGAGTCTTTGGATTCAAAGCCTGTGTTAATTGACTTTACAAAAAGAACAAGCCAATCTATTTATCAATTCATAATAAAAGTGAGATACGATGTTTTAAAAGCACTTGTTAAACTCAATAAAGATTGTATTGTTACATTAGATGGAGCATCTTCACTGTTCAATTTTGCTGCGCTAAATAGCGATACTATAAATAGTTTGATGGTATCTGGCGTGTCGCCTTCAAGTATCTATACTGAGCTGACATTTTTCAAGGCTACGGATAAATACGCTGTGAAAGACGCTATTTCTGAAATTTATGATATAAGGTACACAGCTGCAAGCTCAACAAAACAAATAGGAATATCATATTTTTCAATGCCAATTAAAATTTCGCTCATAAACAGGGAACCGTGGTCTGCTGCGATACCATATGTTTTTGATTTGATCTCTCTTTCATGGAAAGAGCCAGAAAGCTCCGTGTTTACAAGAGACAACAAAAGTGTAACTTTTAATTTGCAAACACCTCAGGCAATTGTGATTGTAAGAAAAAGCTTTTACAAAGATATAATTTCAAGTAGCTATGCAACAAAGCTTTACTATCTTTTTAAGACTATTGCCAGCGATGATACAAGCGATACAATAGGAATAAAGAACAGTGTGTCAAAACAGGAGCTTGCCTCATTTTTGGTATATTTTGCAGAGAAGAAAAGACTCTACAGGTTTGAAATAATTGAAGATTATGTTAGAAAAGCATACAAAGCAGGGCTAATTGAAAATACCCAGGACAATTCTATTCTCACAAAAGAAGCCGCTGTAGATATGATGGTAAAGTTTTATGAGATTTACACTGGCAATGAAATCTCAGCAGACGATGTTGCATGGACAAAGCTTTCTGCTGATGACAGATACTTGTTGTCGTTGAAAAAAGCATACAAGATGGGTTGGCTTTTTGACTATGTTACGTTCAATCCCAAAGAGACAGCAACAAGAGAATATGTTTTAGCATTCTTCTATCATGTTGTTTCGAATATATGA
- a CDS encoding MBL fold metallo-hydrolase — MEIVFLGGAKEVGASCVLIKACDKNILIDSGIRMKEDKLPNLQLLRELGGVDICLISHAHLDHIGSLPLIAREYPHIFFYANQPTKDLIKVLLYDSLRIMEIAEDEIPIYAEKNVEDLLDRTLTYGFNYTFEPIEGIKVTFFPAGHILGASMIFIQTQEGSILYTGDFSADKQLTVDKASVPKIRPDVVICESTYGDRLHTNRNFEEERLFDTVAEVISQGGKVLIPAFAIGRAQEILLILRNYMRKRKVTFNVFIDGMVREVIRVYRNNPTYLSSRYYKRVLKGEEIFLADNINVVVDKKQREEIICSSDPCVIISSSGMLTGGPSVFYAEKIVQSQNALIAITGYQDEEAPGRKLLELAELPENERKIDLNGKEYEVKCKVEKYGLSAHSDRDKILGFLATLRPRTVIFAHGSEDAISQISDMAVKELESNIIVPQNGEINSISIEKPRKQLSFFNVRKLSNQDLLSEENLKLLWQYLVDNKQESNHITAEHAILIWNGKEFLEKDEVNRVFELLKKSVYFEQNHKKPYLFRILSAQEVEERLKPKPMEQNKMRDLAFEMFKEYGLYKVGMDIENKVVTFYFNFPQVVKKLEEKIREFEKFTLWKVDINPNINLTYASEYVKNLLKDYNVKVLKFSYNPVINAIIIRIKENFEEMKSVSEKFLEETGVSLIFDVESKKQEEIVDLQKPRMEQNKALLLIDLYFENEKDKIYKKSIKEGGKYIELSFVTPFVGEKYKDKIEEISEKTGWDIKISQSINQVEMINILKEILSKYKIEILKNPSIYPSTREVKIKVCEQIHEEILEKISDEFFKRTGFYIKI; from the coding sequence ATGGAGATTGTATTTCTTGGTGGAGCCAAAGAAGTTGGGGCCTCGTGCGTTTTAATAAAGGCTTGCGACAAAAATATACTTATTGACTCTGGTATAAGAATGAAAGAAGACAAGCTCCCAAACTTACAACTTCTTCGCGAGCTTGGCGGTGTTGATATTTGTCTTATTTCGCATGCTCATCTTGACCATATAGGAAGCCTTCCTCTTATTGCAAGAGAGTATCCGCATATTTTCTTTTATGCAAATCAACCAACAAAAGATTTGATAAAAGTACTTTTGTATGATAGCTTGAGAATAATGGAGATTGCAGAGGATGAAATACCTATCTATGCTGAAAAGAATGTAGAAGATTTGCTTGATAGAACTCTTACCTATGGATTTAACTATACATTTGAACCTATTGAAGGGATTAAGGTAACATTCTTCCCTGCAGGCCATATCCTCGGTGCTTCCATGATATTTATTCAGACTCAAGAAGGCAGCATACTTTACACAGGCGACTTTTCGGCAGACAAACAGTTGACTGTTGATAAGGCTTCGGTTCCCAAGATTAGACCTGATGTTGTTATATGTGAGTCAACATATGGCGATAGGCTTCACACAAACAGAAATTTTGAAGAAGAAAGGCTTTTTGATACAGTGGCAGAAGTTATATCACAAGGTGGAAAGGTTTTAATTCCAGCCTTTGCAATTGGAAGAGCTCAGGAGATTCTTCTTATCCTCAGAAACTATATGAGAAAAAGAAAGGTTACTTTTAATGTGTTCATTGATGGAATGGTAAGAGAAGTTATAAGAGTTTATAGAAATAACCCTACTTATTTATCTTCGCGATATTACAAGAGAGTTTTAAAAGGTGAGGAAATATTTTTAGCAGATAATATAAATGTTGTGGTTGATAAAAAACAGAGAGAGGAGATAATTTGTTCTTCAGACCCATGTGTTATAATCTCAAGTTCTGGTATGCTCACAGGAGGACCTTCTGTTTTTTATGCTGAAAAGATTGTGCAAAGTCAAAATGCGCTGATTGCAATAACAGGGTATCAGGACGAAGAAGCACCGGGAAGAAAACTTCTTGAACTTGCCGAACTTCCAGAAAACGAAAGGAAGATTGATCTAAATGGCAAAGAATATGAAGTAAAGTGCAAGGTTGAAAAGTATGGGCTTTCAGCACATAGTGACAGAGATAAAATTCTTGGATTTTTGGCAACGCTCAGACCAAGGACGGTCATTTTTGCACATGGCAGTGAAGATGCAATCTCACAAATTTCGGATATGGCAGTAAAAGAGCTTGAATCGAACATAATTGTTCCGCAAAATGGCGAGATAAATTCAATTTCAATTGAAAAACCAAGAAAGCAGTTATCATTTTTCAATGTTAGGAAACTAAGCAATCAAGACCTTTTAAGTGAAGAGAATTTGAAACTTTTGTGGCAGTATCTTGTAGATAATAAACAAGAGTCAAATCACATAACAGCTGAACATGCCATTTTGATTTGGAATGGGAAAGAATTCTTAGAAAAAGATGAAGTAAATAGGGTATTTGAACTTTTGAAAAAGTCAGTTTATTTTGAACAAAATCACAAAAAACCATACCTGTTTAGAATTTTATCTGCCCAGGAGGTTGAAGAAAGATTAAAGCCAAAGCCTATGGAGCAGAACAAAATGCGAGATCTTGCATTTGAAATGTTTAAAGAATATGGACTATACAAAGTTGGTATGGACATTGAAAACAAAGTGGTTACATTTTATTTTAATTTCCCACAGGTTGTAAAAAAGCTTGAAGAAAAAATAAGAGAATTTGAAAAGTTTACACTCTGGAAAGTTGACATAAATCCTAATATTAACCTGACGTATGCTTCAGAATATGTTAAAAATCTTCTCAAAGATTATAACGTTAAGGTTTTGAAATTTTCATATAATCCCGTAATAAATGCTATTATAATAAGGATAAAAGAAAATTTTGAGGAGATGAAAAGTGTATCTGAGAAATTTTTAGAAGAAACTGGAGTTAGTCTAATATTTGATGTAGAGAGCAAAAAGCAAGAGGAAATTGTAGATTTGCAAAAGCCCAGGATGGAGCAAAACAAAGCTCTTCTTTTGATTGACCTCTATTTTGAAAATGAAAAAGATAAGATTTATAAGAAAAGCATTAAAGAAGGAGGAAAATATATAGAACTTTCGTTTGTGACACCTTTTGTGGGTGAAAAGTATAAAGACAAGATTGAAGAAATCTCAGAGAAAACAGGATGGGATATAAAAATATCCCAGTCAATAAACCAAGTTGAGATGATAAATATACTAAAAGAAATATTATCAAAATATAAGATAGAAATCTTGAAAAATCCAAGCATCTATCCTTCAACAAGAGAGGTAAAAATAAAAGTATGTGAACAAATACATGAAGAAATTTTGGAAAAAATATCAGATGAATTTTTTAAACGAACAGGATTTTACATTAAAATTTAA